The following nucleotide sequence is from Zea mays cultivar B73 chromosome 1, Zm-B73-REFERENCE-NAM-5.0, whole genome shotgun sequence.
CATTTTTCCAAGGATCTTTATTTTACCaagggaaaataaactaatttcgtaTGGGAAAATGAAAAtactttagggctagtttggaaactcaaattcCCTTCGAAATTGAAGGGGATTCGAGGAATTGAAGGAGATTCGAGAGGAAATCAGTTCATTTCTACCTCAATTCCCTCCAATCTCGAAAAGGATTCGAGGTTCCCTAGAATAATGGGGTTCTCAAACTGACCCTTAGATATAAAACCATACAGACCCTTCCACTCGGTTTGCCAGCCGCCCGTTTCAGAGTCCGAAAGGCAGCTGCACACAGTCCGAATACGAATGAAAAAACCCGAATTGCACGGAAAACAGCATCATCTCCTACTCGAACATCATAACCAATGGTTTATTGTTCCTTTCCCATGCTTCCTGGTCGATTTCTAAGAAACTGGGCTCAACAGCTCTTTGGGATCCTTGACCAGAAAATGTTTTTTTGTTTTGTGGACACCATGCTGGCCAAACAACTCCCACAACACCTATATATATCTTACAAAGAATAATGGCAGCCCTATTCTAAATCACAAGCTATAATCAGAATTTCTAGATTTTGAATAGCTTTTTGTGGACTTTCAGCACCAACCGACACGTAAGCGAGACTCTTGTGGCGGACCTGCGGAACGTGTCATGCTCTTCCATGCTCATGCCCCCTAGGATAGAGTCCGAATGTAGATGCTTCAGTTCTTGGCACTGAGACACATTCTCCACCTGTACAATGCCAAATTTTTTTGCACTCTGAATAAGTTCAGATGCTCATCGGGTACATATAAAATGATTCATCAATCATTATTTCACCTTGTCCAGATTATGTAGCTCACTATCTTGTATGCCATGCAAGTAGTctggaaagagagagagagaaaatatAAGGGACAATGAAAACACTTGAATAAAAATGGTTAATTGGCTATCCCATTAGAAAACAACTGCAAGATCTATCTAACCTGTATAAGCCTGATCCTTAAATATCAACAGGCTGCACGGCATCAGCATAAGTGATGAAGATGAAGGATCAGATTCATTTGTGGCTCCACGTTCTTGTGATCCAGAGCCGTTGTTCTCTGTCTCAGCTGGCGAAGGCAACTCATGGGCCAGTAAGTCCTGTGGATCAGTGTCCTGCTGCTCTTTAAGCTTTTGATGGGGTGTGAAATTAATCACGACAGGTGAAGCAAGAGATATGATAGCAACGACAGGGTAGTAGGCAGGACCATCTTGGTGTGGCTGGAAGGCACAAAGTCATTGTTTGTAAGGGTGATGCTTAATATGTAAACAGAGGAACAAACAATAGAGGTCTGTCGATTGCAAACCATGATCCCTTGGTTAGGATGATACTCATTTATCAGCACGTGATTGATTGCAGAAGGAAATAAACCAGTCCACTGGCAGATTCTGTCGGTTATCCTTGTTAGCCATGAAGGCACTGCAGCAGTACATGCTGTGAAGCTCAATTTGATGCTAAATTTGATATGTACTTGAGTATAGTGTATAAAAGCACGCATACTGAAATGCAACTAGTAGGCATGTTAGCCACCAAACAAGAAATGTATCACTGTTGCGTTCGGTACAGACATCAATTACAATAAGATCATGGCATAGCAGGCACTCAAAAAATCAATCTCTCTGTTGTGCTAGATTCAGTATTTTCAGAAGGTAGAAAAACAAGTAATAGTGTTCTCAATGTTACAATCTGCTAACTGAAACAATTAAAGAAGGATCATAAATACTTTATCCTAGACTGACCCAAAAATACCACAAAAACATACCATTCTTTGTTTTTCTAACTTGAAGGGAGTAAACCTCTCTGAATCCCTATCCAATATTCGAACAAACATCCAGCCTTGACTGACTTCCTAATCATTATGAAGACCTTTGGGTAAGCTTCATGTTCTGAGGCACTTAAAGCTGGATACAAGACAAGCAAGGTGATAACTAATAATCTCAACCTCGAAGTGCCTCAATTTTTCTAAAACAAGCGGAAGACAGCTATGATGGTTCACAAGATGAAGCCCTTGAGAGTGTTACTTGCTATGAAAGCTTAAGCTAACAAGTAAGCTAGACAAGctattttttctcgaacacgtagGAGAACTatacatcattatattaagagaaAAGGAAGAGTCTAAGCTAGACAAACCAAAGATTACTAACTAACACAGCCACCTTCTGGTGGCCAAAAACACCAATACACAAAAGGATCCATGAATCTAGATAAAAAACAGATCAACCATCTAAACTCAACTAAAGACCGAGAATAGGGGTAGTTCGAAGGATAGCTCCATAGCCCCTACTAGCCCCCAAACATCCTTCTCTTGATTAGCTTTTTTGAGTCACATTCAGGTTTGGAGCCTGCCTATCAAAAATACAGTTATTTTAGTGCTTCCATAGAGTCCAGGCTCCAAGGATAATTAGGGAATTCAGCCCCTGCTTAGCTACACCACTAACTTGGCTGATGGCTCATAACCACCAATCCATGAAGCTGCCATCATGATATTAATAACTGGTTTATGATGATCATCATGTGGGACTTGTGATTTgtacaaaaattacaacacatctTCCTAATAACCAAGTGGCATCTGCTGTTGAAGCAGCAACTCAATAGTGTTAGTTATCCTATCCAGTAAAAGTGCCAACTACTTGGTGAGCTTCCCACAGTTCTACTGGCAATCACATTGTAGGAAAATTTTATTCTTCAAGCATACCTACTACTCTTTGAATTTGAACTTGAATTTTCACAAGATAAGACATTTGAAACCAAGCACATTGGAACCAAAATTAGATTACGGGCCAAACTTCAGTTATGCAACGCTATGCCTGATCTTCAGTTTGATTCACAAaaccaagctaaaatttgcaagcttTTATGAGCACACTCACAGGCCTGCGGCAGGAGCCCCTTCTCATGCACCACTCCTCCTGCTCAATCCGACACCGTGTCAAGGAAAGGAGGAAGCTAAAGCAATCTCCAAGCCAAAACCACCAAGTGCGAAGAAGACAAAGAGTACCCCAGTTTTGTAGCCTCCGGTTCTTGAGGGTTTTCCACTTGGGCGCCGGTGCCTGGTAAATCTGCGCCGAAGAAGTCACCGCCGCCGCGTCAAAATACAGTGGGATCGAGAGAGAAAGAAACAAAAACGAATAAAAGGAGACGAGATTTGCCGATTTGATGCGTGCAGTACATGGTGGAGGAGCTGTGATTGCTCGGAGTGGGAGATGAAGTCGGGGACATAGAATAGGGTGGGGATGGCCCCGACGGTGTAGTCGGCGAGGCTTCTCAAGGCCAACGCCGTGGGGGGGCTCTCCTGCTCCCCGGCGGCTGCCGTGTGTTGGGTCGTCGTGTGCTCCATTGCTGTTGCTGGTGCTGGCGGATGCAGTTCGAGGTTACTTGAGGGGTCGTCGTGTGGCGTGGGCCACAGGTAGGCGTTGCATTTGACTAACAGTTAGGATCAGACCACCCCCAGCCCAACTTGAGAGCACGGCCCATCCCATCTCAATTCCCAATACAGTTATTAGTTAGGAAAAGATCCAAATTACTTCCCTCGTCTATTAACATTGTTCACATAATCCTTAAAAGTATTTTTAGTACATTTTTTACCTTCACTTTTTTTAGTTGATTCAATTTACCCTTTAACAAAATTTGTCTTTTTTCATTTTATGTACAAACTGAGTTTTATATTCAAATTCTGTTGGCTATTAGCTAATAGCATAATTTAGTCTAAAAATATAATATATATTGTATAATTATTTTGATAGGTTAGAGATCAGATAATATAATAACATTATTGGTACAAAACTAAATATAAAATAATGATAAAATTTCTTAATATATTTCCTAAAATAATGATGAAAAATTATCCAATTAAAAGTTAAATTTCAAGTTCATAATTTCTGAGGTGATTGAAGACACCATAATAGAAAATGTATTAAAAAATTCATAATTATTTTATATTTAGTTTTGTACTAATAATGTTATTATCTTATCTGATTCCTatcaaaataattataaaaatTTATAATATATTTTGATGGCTAAATTATGATATTAGTTACTAACCAACAAAAAATAAATTGAAAACTTAGTTTGTACATAaagaaataaaaaatataaatttTGTAAAGGTGTAAATTGAACCAACTCAATGGAGTGGTGGGGTAAATTAAACGAAAAATATTTTTTCCTATTAGTTATTATTAATCGACATTCGCTTTCGTCTTTGCCGCCAAATCACCGGCCCAACATGAGACACGGGGCATCATATCACTATTGCGAGCGAGTCCTCACCAAAGGTCCTCAGAACTAATAAACCCTAGTTGTTTCCAAGTTTGATATCAGGAATAAAAAATCAAACTTCAGTCAAAAGCCTCCATGGACTGAAGGAGGAGGCAGGGTGAACCAGATTAAGCATCCTAGAATGACCCAAGCTCAACTTCAGTGTTGTGGAAGCGAAGGAGAGGAAAGACATACATGACACGCTCGTGGGAAAAAACAAGATTGCCCTAATTATGTTTTGTATATCATATGTATAGCAATCAAGGGTGTTGATGTATTTTCATATGAAGGTGTGTACGTATGGATGAAAAcagtcggtaaacactaaaaccgtTATTGTTATCATATTTTTATCGGGAATGAAATCAGAAACGGTAACTCTAGAAACGGAAACGGTATCGGTATTGGAAACATCGAAAACGAAAGTTCGGTATGGAAAATACACTCGTAACGATCGAAATTTAAAATACAATTAGTAAATATATCAATATAAAAATATCtcagtataacaagttcacaatacgACAAAGTTTACGAAGATCACAAAGACCATaaattcacaattcacaatataacaagttcgcaATATAACacgttcataaagatcacaaatTCATAATATAACAAATTCACAAGTTCGCAATATAACATGTTCACAAAGATCACAAATAcataatataacaagttcacaatatatcgAGTTCACAAAAAACACAAATGTCACAAGTTCACAACATATAGTATGTGGTGGACGGGCAACTACACCTCCTACCCGATGAAGCCATCTTACAGAAGGTGTAATAGCTCTGGTTTGATATCTGCAGGATATAGAACCACGATGTTATCTAGCAACATCGTATATAGGCTTGTCGGgtatcgtaattaggggtacccaaaTTATGCCCCTAAACATGCTTAACACCTAGACTACCAAAAGACACATTCCCTGAGGGCAAGAAAGGATAAGCCACGATTCGCCCAAGACCCCACTAGACGGTCGCTcgaaactccgcctcacccgagcctgtcCTCGGACAAAGGCAGCGCTCGAGGAAATACTCGCCTCGCCTGAGGTCCCCTCTCCGCGGAACAGGGGTTTCCGCCTCACCCGAGCCAGTCTCGGACAGAAGGACAACCCTGAGTCGAGCCTTAGTCAAAGGTCATGGGAACTGCAGGGACGTGAGCATTCAATGCGAATACCTACCCCATGTGACACCATAGTCGAATGTGAGCGATAGAACCGCGGTCCTTTCCACTTTCAGCGACTACAATGACGCATGCCTGGGAATAACAGCTACTGCTCCCCCACGCCGTCTGCCGAGTTCAAACAACTCCAGATGGGACGTGCGTATGGCAGAGCACAGTCTCACCCTCAGGagggaactccgcctcacccaaagtcggcctcgacctcggagaaAACTCTGCCTCGCTCAAGCTCGGCCTCGGTCAACTGCCCCCTATGAATCCTGCAGGAGGCCACTCCTTGAATTGTTCCCTGCACGGCTGCATGTCCTAGAGTAGGCTTGGCCATGACCTCGGGAAGACTTTCTTCTCGCCCGAGCGTGGCTTCGGCCTTGATAGTATTGACAAAAGGATGCCCAACGTAACCAGAAGCTACATAGCCGACGTCAAGATACTAAGTGCTTTTTGCCATACTTATCACTGTTTCAACCACTACGACTAGGACAATATGTTCTCCAGACAAGCTCTGGTACGCGATTGAGCCCCAGACCTTGCCCTCGGCTCTCTGCTCGGTCAAAGATGCAAATACAGGGACCAGATGTCCTCCTCCTAGCTCAAATCAATAGCAGGTACAAAGGCCATACCAAAGTCCATACCGGCTACAGGGGCTCGGACACATCTTAGCTCCCATACGTGACAAACCACGGCGCTCTGGGAGCCCTCCTTGAGGTTATAAATAGAGGAGCCCAAGGCTTCACCCAGTTGATCATTTGTCAGGtggataagttcatctacaactactaTAAGTCGACTGTctcgacaggagaagctttttggaaaaacacctatgcgcggaccgtccgggcccttgcggcgaaccgtccgcgacaccagggtgagcctcggacaagaacactgcaaaaacacaagttaatACTACGGACCATCtgaaggagaagcgagcaccgtccgagaccaagcgcggatcgTCCAGCCTCAGACGTGGACCGTCCGGTTGTTGAAAaaccaaaaaacccgaaggtgacgggttcggtaaaatgcattttaGCGTCCTCGCAGACCGTCTGAGGTGCACGGCCAGACCATCCACGACTACTTTatttgacatctgacgacgcattaaatgcacaatagccgttgatatagccgttactgctgatcgTTGCGAttccagccgttgatgtgcaggggcggaccgtccggacagggggcgcggatcgtccgcggtcggcagaaaaggagcaacgactagaaagtggttggaggctataaatacatccccaaccacctccattcacttgatCCAAGCACTCTACTCATTCACATTCaacacaagagctagcaatccattccaagacacattcaaagcttccaatctctccaagccccacaattaagacaagtgatcattagtgcttagtgacttgagagaagtgatccgtgtgttatttgtcgctcttgtttctTGGTTTTCATaattgtgctttcttcatctctttctCAACTTTTTTAGTgaattgtaaagcaagcaagagacacctaattgtgtggtgatccttgaggggtcttagtgacccgtgtgattaagtagaagcactcaaccggtctaagtgaccgattgagagaggaaaagggttggaatagaccaggcctttgtggcctcctcaatagggactaggttctttgaaaccgaacctcgggaaacaaatcaccatgttcatttgtgttgatcttcatcactcgatttgtttctcctctctctctaaagttctcttgctcacatcgttttgagtttgctcccaaagttatccgcattaatTGAGCAGCTCATTGCAAGAGAAACTATCTTTCGCACTccaaattatttctaacactaatccCGGgtatagtgcgtgttcaaagtttataattttcaggtttcgcctattcacccccctttaggcgactttcactctggCTCCTCCCCCTGCAGCATGGGGGGGCCCACCAGATCTCCCTCCCATGGGTCGAGTGATGCCAGCTTCGCTGGCTCCCCCATCTACAGGTCAGGAGACGCCATCTTCGCCGACTCCTCCTGTGGATTGGGATGCGCCAGCTTCGCCGACTCACCCTCCTACGGACCAGGAGGTgccgtgtaacaccccaggtgttaccatggctagagcacaccttgccaCTAAGGACTGTGGATTATatggggtaaaggcttagggcaacacataagaacttggagatcaagtgctaataaagttgccaatgacataaggaGCATTACTCtaaatccttgctcacttactaccttggataagaggggagaaggaccctagacctctcctaaaccctatctcccaaaaccctaggtaagaggggaaagagagtgaacaggtgtgcaaagcatgagtagttttacccaaaccttaactaaccttgtaaccatcaattaggggagggaaatattgcaaaaagacccctggagagaccccaattcaaatctccaagtggagagagagagctagagctctctatttccctctaagtcaaattctaaccctaagttaaagttcaaccgtgttcactttgaagatggcgccaaaaccacttgggttctataccaaaaatgtggtataccacttaaggcaccccctggaaaaagtggaagccgagactcggacgtttgacagctcttgacatcagttttgtcgcaatgtgggcagtgagacaagccagatttggcgcccgtctatctcctgatctagggcgtatcctccattggaactcacacatgtgagatagccctaggtgccaggaagaggtctgcgccggattcatggcaagattcgcacgtttgcgatctctggagacgttggaacaatggaagaaacacacctccacgtgttcgacgctttctgcccacgccagagcacgctcacgcgcgcccccgcatgcccagcgccgtgcctgagccaaaccagcgccgtggcccgcgcccgagcctataaagccctcccaggcttcgactacactcttccgcgcaccctcaaacctcaccggagtttcgctcgtcgtcgtttgcccgtgcgcagcgagtccgcggccgcccaatccccctgtcaccgtagaccggccattagagccattcccaaccccgtccagccctcggagaagcctgtgcacacctccgtgaggctccccgagcaaggaatcggagtttgcttcgccggagaggccagcccacgctcgccggagctctcaaccccgccggagtacgtggaccgggtaaaccactcaaccatccttcgattccttgtgcacaccgtcgctgcgtcaccccgtgaagctcaccgtgcccttggattgaaccagttcgccgtagtttggccggtacactcgccgccgacgagcacacccgcctgcgctcgtggaccgggcgattctggccatccccgacgtcaagccgtacctcgacgtgaccgccagagtctccccga
It contains:
- the LOC100193159 gene encoding uncharacterized protein LOC100193159 gives rise to the protein MEHTTTQHTAAAGEQESPPTALALRSLADYTVGAIPTLFYVPDFISHSEQSQLLHHIYQAPAPKWKTLKNRRLQNWGGVVHEKGLLPQALPSWLTRITDRICQWTGLFPSAINHVLINEYHPNQGIMPHQDGPAYYPVVAIISLASPVVINFTPHQKLKEQQDTDPQDLLAHELPSPAETENNGSGSQERGATNESDPSSSSLMLMPCSLLIFKDQAYTDYLHGIQDSELHNLDKVENVSQCQELKHLHSDSILGGMSMEEHDTFRRSATRVSLTCRLVLKVHKKLFKI